A genomic region of Pseudomonas sp. MPC6 contains the following coding sequences:
- a CDS encoding transposase, with product MVKGIGLVTAASLMAYLPELGEVGRHEIAALAGIAPYNDDSGKHEGSRHISDGRFAARRAMYMACGVVIH from the coding sequence TTGGTCAAGGGTATAGGGCTCGTGACGGCAGCCAGCTTGATGGCTTATTTGCCTGAGCTGGGCGAGGTTGGGCGGCACGAAATTGCAGCACTGGCAGGCATAGCCCCGTACAACGATGACAGCGGCAAGCATGAAGGATCACGCCATATTAGCGACGGCAGGTTTGCTGCGCGTCGTGCGATGTACATGGCGTGCGGGGTGGTGATTCATTGA
- a CDS encoding SRPBCC family protein, which translates to MTTLQPDTLIKYPQGCQVLSSVEVPADAAQVWAVVGNFAGFDRFIPALSHIEMTGEGVSSLRKKFFRDGNLVVEQLNSRDEQALNMTWTMIYNTLGVAHLWAAMSVETLGANTSRATWTIIAEPAQGGAEALPGFKDFVQGFADDAMNNVLKLFV; encoded by the coding sequence ATGACCACTCTGCAACCCGATACCCTGATCAAATACCCTCAAGGCTGCCAAGTCCTGTCTTCGGTGGAAGTACCGGCCGATGCCGCGCAAGTCTGGGCCGTGGTCGGCAATTTTGCCGGCTTCGACCGCTTCATTCCGGCGCTGTCGCACATCGAGATGACCGGCGAAGGCGTGTCGTCCCTGCGCAAGAAATTCTTCAGGGACGGCAATCTGGTGGTCGAACAACTCAATTCCCGGGATGAGCAGGCGCTGAACATGACCTGGACCATGATCTACAACACGTTGGGCGTGGCCCACTTGTGGGCGGCGATGAGTGTTGAAACGCTGGGGGCAAACACGTCGCGGGCGACCTGGACCATCATTGCCGAACCGGCGCAGGGGGGTGCCGAAGCGTTGCCGGGGTTCAAGGATTTCGTGCAGGGGTTTGCCGATGATGCGATGAACAATGTGTTGAAGCTGTTTGTGTAA
- a CDS encoding amino acid adenylation domain-containing protein, which translates to MRRLDILLIGDSQALIDLALELEQQGHAPRRLTSLDEQPTEPVDVVIDDASLPVDSFGEVPRLTLQLGVGTPGASGLPPLDLLCLYGSTRLARVPIADEPSGNGQALRVRAVAELVDHVALLISRFSRDAEYFLLAPPDTCTSFERVENLRFLESLAFVHRLNATAEPWLLQRAQTPMIERLEQRFIQCAARPALNVAGTSLSYRELHALSRAIAQRLQPLLDQHPAPVVVGICLAKCSALYAGILAILGSGAVYLPLEPSHPLQRQQYILSNAGAVLLLHDGQQPLAAGMPGLDISRIDIGDADVDQPLMRQRPDLDMPCMALYTSGTTGHPKGVLLSQANLAHFTAWYADYVQLTEQSRVLQFSSLSFDSSLIDIFPTLLQGAELIVPSDDQRRDPLQLVELIRHQRLSHAFLPPALLSILPLEQLQCLDHVMTGGDVCEPWVIEQLTRQGQLYNLYGPTEATVLITARQLRSGDSNRTLGAPIANSQVLILDEALQPVAEQTTGELYIVGPGVCMGYLNNPQQTAERYLNLRLANGERLRAYRTGDMAKWTDAGIELCGRRDNQVKIRGFRVEPEEIERCLRDSRLYRQVAVVIDSQRRILAFLAQPREDQPGTARDALKAHAIECLPDYMQPTAWTELASMPFASNGKVDRKALLELPVNIIENHPRRLPASADEALLLAIWAELLELPASDICTDESFFNLGGHSILLSRMLLRLREEFGRSISINRFIEQPTISKLATLVRGCGTQAVLSERAMADALRELDVQPLPVSAMGDVHKVIVTGANSFVGVHIVEALLAWGASEVACLVREGGGLSATERFAHALRENRLEHLDLSRVRVYAADITRPELGLAKAVYERLDREFGALVHNAANVNHVLDYASLARDNVEPIFECLRLCEGRSKKIFNFVSTLSASSTLSADGRVLELPAAQTPPIYIRNGYNLSKWVAERILERARERGVRVNLYRPGNISFNSLTGVCQPHKNRLMLMLKGSIQLGQVPEFALNFDLMPVDFLARFIAFHASRYQIDSAVFNLHNPEPLSWDAYVASFREAGQAFSMVSVADWQRQLGRVDSDNALFGVLGFYLNGFEEDIGDISMIGHANAQAGVRQMGAHYPEKSPALLRRGCDYLKQINFI; encoded by the coding sequence ATGAGACGTCTCGACATTCTGCTCATTGGAGACAGCCAGGCCTTGATCGACCTGGCACTGGAACTCGAACAACAGGGGCATGCGCCGAGGCGGCTGACGTCCCTCGACGAGCAGCCCACGGAACCCGTCGATGTGGTGATCGACGACGCCAGCCTGCCCGTTGATTCCTTCGGCGAGGTACCGCGACTGACCCTGCAACTGGGCGTCGGTACGCCGGGAGCCTCAGGCCTGCCGCCGCTGGACCTGCTGTGCCTGTACGGCTCGACGCGGCTGGCTCGCGTGCCGATTGCCGATGAGCCTTCGGGTAACGGCCAGGCGTTGCGTGTGCGAGCAGTGGCAGAGTTGGTGGACCACGTGGCGCTGTTGATCAGCCGCTTCTCCCGGGATGCCGAGTATTTTCTGCTCGCACCGCCTGACACTTGTACCTCGTTCGAGCGGGTGGAAAATCTGCGGTTTCTGGAGAGCCTGGCCTTTGTCCATCGACTCAACGCCACAGCAGAACCCTGGCTGCTGCAACGGGCGCAGACGCCGATGATCGAGCGCCTCGAGCAGCGCTTCATCCAGTGCGCCGCACGTCCGGCGCTGAACGTCGCCGGCACGTCGCTGAGTTATCGCGAACTGCATGCCCTGAGCCGCGCCATTGCGCAGCGTTTGCAACCCTTGCTCGATCAGCACCCGGCACCCGTGGTGGTCGGGATCTGCCTGGCGAAATGCAGCGCACTGTATGCAGGGATTCTGGCGATTCTCGGCAGCGGCGCGGTGTATCTGCCACTGGAGCCCAGCCATCCGCTGCAACGCCAGCAGTACATCCTGTCGAATGCCGGGGCGGTGTTGCTGCTGCATGACGGGCAACAGCCTCTCGCGGCCGGGATGCCCGGTCTGGATATCAGCCGCATCGACATCGGCGATGCAGATGTCGATCAACCCTTGATGCGCCAGCGACCCGATCTCGACATGCCCTGCATGGCGCTCTACACCTCGGGCACCACCGGCCATCCCAAAGGTGTATTGCTCAGCCAGGCCAACCTCGCCCACTTCACCGCGTGGTACGCCGACTACGTGCAACTGACCGAACAGAGCCGGGTGTTGCAGTTTTCGTCGCTGAGTTTCGACTCGTCGCTGATCGATATTTTCCCGACCCTGCTGCAGGGTGCCGAGCTGATCGTGCCCAGCGACGATCAACGTCGCGACCCGTTGCAACTGGTGGAACTGATCCGCCACCAACGACTGAGCCACGCCTTTTTGCCGCCCGCGCTGTTGAGCATCCTGCCGCTGGAGCAATTGCAGTGCCTGGATCATGTCATGACCGGCGGCGATGTCTGCGAGCCCTGGGTCATCGAGCAACTGACTCGCCAGGGCCAGCTCTACAACCTCTATGGCCCGACAGAAGCCACGGTGCTGATCACCGCGCGACAACTGCGCAGCGGCGACAGCAATCGCACCCTCGGTGCGCCGATTGCCAACAGCCAGGTGCTGATTCTCGATGAGGCGTTGCAACCGGTGGCTGAACAGACCACAGGCGAGCTGTACATCGTCGGCCCGGGGGTGTGCATGGGTTATTTGAATAACCCGCAGCAGACCGCCGAACGCTATCTGAATCTGCGCCTGGCCAATGGTGAGCGCTTGCGCGCCTACCGCACCGGCGACATGGCCAAGTGGACCGACGCAGGTATCGAGCTGTGCGGGCGCCGGGACAACCAGGTGAAGATCCGCGGATTTCGGGTCGAGCCGGAAGAGATCGAACGCTGCCTGCGCGACAGTCGGCTGTACCGTCAGGTGGCAGTAGTCATCGACAGCCAGCGGCGCATCCTGGCCTTCCTCGCGCAGCCTCGGGAAGATCAGCCCGGCACCGCTCGTGATGCGCTCAAGGCACACGCCATCGAGTGCCTGCCCGATTACATGCAGCCCACGGCCTGGACCGAACTGGCGAGCATGCCGTTCGCCAGCAACGGCAAGGTCGACCGCAAGGCGCTGCTGGAACTGCCCGTCAACATAATTGAGAACCACCCGCGACGGTTGCCCGCCAGTGCCGATGAAGCCTTGTTATTGGCGATCTGGGCCGAGTTGCTGGAGCTGCCGGCCAGTGATATTTGCACCGACGAAAGCTTCTTCAACCTGGGCGGCCACTCGATCCTGTTGTCGCGCATGCTCCTGCGATTGCGTGAGGAATTCGGGCGCAGCATCTCGATCAACCGCTTCATCGAACAGCCGACCATCAGCAAACTGGCGACACTGGTTCGTGGCTGCGGCACGCAAGCAGTGTTGAGCGAACGGGCCATGGCCGACGCCCTCCGCGAGCTGGATGTGCAGCCCTTGCCGGTAAGTGCCATGGGCGATGTGCACAAGGTCATCGTCACCGGCGCCAACAGTTTTGTCGGTGTGCACATTGTCGAGGCACTGCTGGCCTGGGGCGCCAGCGAAGTCGCCTGTCTGGTGCGCGAGGGTGGCGGTCTGTCGGCGACCGAACGTTTCGCTCACGCATTGCGAGAGAACCGTCTGGAGCATCTGGACCTGAGCCGGGTGCGGGTGTATGCGGCGGACATTACCCGCCCCGAGCTGGGGCTCGCCAAGGCTGTCTACGAGCGACTGGACCGGGAGTTCGGTGCACTGGTGCATAACGCCGCCAACGTCAATCACGTCCTCGATTACGCGTCGTTGGCGCGGGACAACGTCGAGCCGATTTTCGAGTGCCTGCGATTGTGCGAAGGGCGCAGCAAAAAGATCTTCAACTTCGTCTCCACGCTTTCGGCTTCCAGCACCCTTTCCGCCGATGGCCGGGTGCTTGAGTTGCCCGCCGCACAGACCCCGCCGATCTACATCAGGAACGGCTACAACCTGTCGAAATGGGTCGCGGAACGCATCCTCGAACGCGCTCGCGAGCGTGGGGTCCGGGTCAATCTGTATCGCCCCGGCAACATCAGTTTCAACAGCCTCACCGGGGTCTGCCAACCGCACAAGAATCGTTTGATGCTGATGCTCAAGGGCTCGATCCAGCTCGGCCAGGTACCGGAATTCGCCTTGAATTTCGACCTGATGCCGGTGGATTTTCTCGCCCGCTTCATCGCCTTTCACGCCAGCCGTTATCAGATCGACTCAGCGGTGTTCAACCTGCACAACCCCGAGCCCTTGAGCTGGGACGCCTACGTCGCGTCATTTCGCGAGGCCGGCCAGGCGTTTTCGATGGTCAGCGTTGCCGACTGGCAGCGGCAACTGGGCCGGGTCGACAGCGACAACGCGCTGTTCGGCGTACTGGGTTTCTACCTCAACGGCTTCGAAGAAGACATCGGCGACATCTCGATGATTGGCCATGCCAACGCCCAGGCCGGCGTACGCCAGATGGGCGCGCACTACCCGGAAAAATCCCCGGCGCTGCTGCGTCGTGGCTGCGACTACCTCAAACAAATCAATTTCATCTGA
- a CDS encoding diiron oxygenase: MNAADYQSFADAWESRATIRTRPRRLLENDDKLIYPLSRQPLVLSETFLRECPGQRDFALVQTLYKFINDVVIFETEIVDKTARSIAKNRFPLAFPFACRYDAMTVVVDEDYHALVAMDFMQQTIAMTGITPIGLPDEIELSRAIPAAVALAPHHLRSAVELICVAIAENTVTGDVAAFAKDDTVKQSIKGLMADHLLDEGRHSGFWTRLVRIYWHTASEDDRRCIAHILPVFIGQYLTNDIQQSFDVRLIESLPISEGARRALQGEVSGLAFPINRHHPLVANIVRFFRSSSLLDSPCVQDALGDYLA, translated from the coding sequence ATGAACGCCGCCGACTACCAATCCTTCGCCGACGCCTGGGAGAGCCGCGCCACCATCCGCACCCGCCCACGCCGCCTGCTGGAGAACGACGACAAGCTGATCTATCCCTTGAGCCGCCAGCCGCTGGTGCTGAGCGAAACCTTCCTGCGCGAGTGCCCCGGGCAGCGCGATTTTGCCTTGGTGCAGACGCTCTACAAGTTCATCAACGACGTGGTGATCTTCGAAACCGAGATCGTCGACAAGACCGCCCGCAGCATCGCGAAAAACCGTTTCCCGCTGGCCTTCCCGTTCGCCTGCCGCTACGACGCCATGACGGTGGTGGTGGACGAGGATTACCACGCGCTGGTAGCCATGGACTTCATGCAGCAGACCATCGCCATGACCGGTATCACGCCGATCGGGCTGCCGGATGAAATCGAATTGAGTCGGGCCATTCCAGCGGCCGTCGCACTCGCACCGCACCACCTGCGCAGCGCCGTGGAACTGATCTGTGTGGCCATCGCCGAGAACACCGTCACTGGAGATGTCGCGGCGTTCGCCAAGGACGACACGGTCAAGCAGTCGATCAAGGGCTTGATGGCCGACCACTTGCTCGACGAGGGCCGCCACTCCGGCTTCTGGACGCGGCTGGTGCGCATCTACTGGCACACCGCAAGCGAAGACGACCGTCGATGCATTGCGCACATCCTGCCGGTGTTCATCGGCCAGTACCTGACCAACGACATCCAGCAGTCCTTTGATGTGCGGCTGATCGAGTCGTTGCCGATCAGCGAAGGCGCACGCCGCGCACTCCAGGGCGAAGTCTCGGGGCTGGCCTTCCCGATCAATCGCCATCACCCGCTGGTCGCCAACATCGTGCGGTTTTTTCGCAGCAGTTCGCTGCTTGATTCGCCGTGCGTGCAAGACGCCCTGGGCGACTACCTGGCTTAA
- a CDS encoding DUF3050 domain-containing protein translates to MTSTKDRLNLKKAELGAHPIFAQIQSLPVLQRFMESHVFAVWDFMSLTKRLQQELTCVQLPWLPPRDPQAARLINEIVLGEESDDRPARGHYSHFELYLDAMREVGASTAAVERFVALQREGVSYDVALRSVEVDPAAAQFVRHTLHTALHAPGHCVAAAFLHGRESVIPQMFQRILDDWGIGIEQAPTFRYYLQRHIEVDSEDHGPAAEKLLARWVNGDPQREQDVYASAIAAVESRIALWDGLRLSMREAVAEVNP, encoded by the coding sequence ATGACATCCACTAAAGACCGTCTTAATCTAAAGAAAGCCGAACTTGGCGCGCACCCGATATTTGCGCAAATACAGTCGCTCCCGGTGCTTCAACGCTTCATGGAATCCCATGTATTTGCGGTGTGGGATTTCATGTCGCTGACCAAGCGCCTGCAACAGGAGCTGACCTGCGTCCAACTGCCCTGGCTACCGCCACGAGATCCGCAGGCTGCGCGGTTGATCAACGAGATCGTGTTGGGCGAGGAGTCCGATGACCGTCCCGCACGGGGTCATTACAGCCACTTCGAGTTGTACCTGGATGCCATGCGCGAAGTCGGTGCAAGCACGGCCGCGGTGGAACGCTTCGTGGCGCTGCAACGCGAAGGTGTCAGCTATGACGTGGCGTTGCGCAGTGTCGAGGTCGATCCGGCGGCTGCGCAGTTTGTGCGTCACACTTTACACACCGCGCTGCACGCGCCGGGCCATTGTGTCGCGGCGGCCTTTCTGCACGGTCGCGAAAGCGTCATCCCGCAGATGTTCCAGCGCATTCTCGACGACTGGGGCATCGGCATCGAGCAAGCACCGACCTTTCGTTATTACCTGCAGCGGCACATCGAAGTCGACTCCGAGGACCATGGCCCGGCGGCAGAAAAACTGCTCGCGCGGTGGGTCAATGGCGATCCGCAGCGTGAACAAGATGTTTATGCCAGCGCCATCGCTGCCGTGGAAAGCCGCATCGCCTTGTGGGATGGCCTGCGCCTGAGCATGCGCGAAGCAGTGGCCGAGGTGAACCCATGA
- a CDS encoding GntR family transcriptional regulator has product MTQKPNPLSSIKVNGPIPAHLARSVIEETLRAAILDGRIPCGAALRQQDLADLFGVSRMPVREALRQLEAQSLLNVTAHKGAVVAPLVQGDSVETYALRILLESEALRLSIPLLTHEDFQQAARYIDELEAQHDYTEIGRLNRLFHMTLYSKAPNRRLLKLVEEGLNEEERFLRFNLEAMGLGKLSQEDHRAMLRAVEDRDIERSVKMLEQHLNRAVEVITRYLDSPEAKNRKTLK; this is encoded by the coding sequence GTGACACAGAAGCCCAACCCTCTCAGCAGCATCAAGGTCAACGGGCCGATTCCTGCTCATCTGGCCCGCTCGGTGATCGAAGAAACCCTGCGTGCTGCCATACTCGACGGTCGCATCCCGTGCGGCGCCGCCCTTCGCCAGCAGGACCTGGCAGACCTGTTCGGCGTCAGCCGCATGCCGGTTCGCGAAGCCTTGCGCCAGCTCGAAGCCCAATCGCTGCTCAACGTGACCGCGCATAAAGGTGCGGTGGTCGCACCGCTGGTTCAGGGCGATTCCGTTGAAACCTACGCGCTGCGGATCCTGTTGGAATCCGAAGCCCTGCGCTTGTCGATCCCGTTGCTGACCCACGAGGATTTTCAACAGGCCGCCCGCTACATCGATGAGCTGGAAGCACAACACGACTACACCGAAATCGGCCGGCTCAACCGCCTGTTCCACATGACGCTGTACAGCAAGGCGCCGAACCGGCGGCTATTGAAGCTGGTGGAAGAAGGCCTGAACGAGGAAGAACGCTTCCTGCGCTTCAACCTGGAAGCCATGGGCCTGGGCAAACTGTCCCAGGAAGATCACCGGGCGATGTTACGGGCCGTGGAAGACCGCGACATCGAACGCTCGGTGAAGATGCTCGAACAACACCTTAATCGCGCGGTCGAGGTCATCACCCGTTACCTCGACAGTCCTGAAGCAAAGAACAGGAAAACCTTGAAGTAA
- a CDS encoding cell division protein FtsQ — protein sequence MTKTEPSPSTAPVPPSALALRASPVAGVAFLMFMIGGLASSSWLAWHQHVELLPPTLTTEAILEGDVTHRIAKELSKAPLPVGAANLERGASWLLLEDSGPRVRQGCPGWLFLTDELKLNRHAEKNANAKADAVIRLNRQLATRGITLLVSVVPDKSRIATSALCDLHRPPVLQQRLQQWTVALQAAGVAALDLTSALQPLGEQAFLRTDTHWSEPGARAAAQAVAAQVRNMGLQASPRKRFAVNSPEARPRAGDLVRLAGLDWLPQTLQPPGEQTVQSVISEAPATPNEEADSLDDLFGDANLPNTALIGTSFSRNSNFAGFLEVALGASIGNFAKDGGEFSGAAKAYFASPAYLQTPPKVLIWEIPERELQTPYAGDLPVR from the coding sequence ATGACGAAGACCGAGCCCTCGCCCTCCACCGCACCGGTGCCGCCCAGCGCTCTGGCACTTCGTGCGAGCCCGGTCGCGGGCGTGGCATTTCTGATGTTCATGATCGGTGGCCTGGCGTCCAGCAGCTGGCTGGCCTGGCATCAACACGTCGAACTGCTGCCACCCACGCTCACCACCGAGGCGATTCTGGAGGGAGACGTCACCCACCGGATCGCCAAGGAATTGTCCAAGGCGCCCCTGCCGGTGGGCGCAGCCAATCTGGAACGCGGCGCCAGCTGGTTGTTGCTTGAAGACTCAGGCCCCCGGGTTCGACAAGGCTGCCCCGGCTGGCTGTTCCTGACCGACGAGCTGAAGCTCAATCGCCACGCCGAAAAAAATGCCAACGCCAAGGCGGACGCGGTGATCCGCCTGAACAGGCAGTTGGCCACCCGAGGCATTACGTTGCTGGTGAGCGTGGTGCCGGATAAAAGCCGCATCGCCACCTCCGCGCTGTGCGATCTGCATCGCCCGCCGGTGTTGCAGCAACGCCTGCAACAATGGACCGTCGCCTTGCAGGCCGCTGGCGTTGCAGCGCTGGACCTGACGAGCGCATTGCAGCCATTGGGCGAGCAGGCGTTTCTGCGCACCGACACCCACTGGAGCGAACCAGGCGCAAGAGCCGCCGCCCAGGCAGTGGCAGCGCAGGTTCGGAACATGGGGTTGCAAGCGTCGCCTCGAAAACGCTTTGCGGTGAACTCACCTGAGGCTCGACCGCGGGCGGGTGATCTGGTGCGTCTGGCCGGGCTCGATTGGCTGCCGCAGACACTGCAACCACCTGGCGAGCAGACGGTGCAATCGGTGATCAGTGAGGCGCCGGCCACGCCCAACGAGGAGGCTGATTCGCTGGACGATCTATTCGGCGATGCCAACCTGCCCAACACTGCACTGATCGGCACCTCGTTTTCGCGCAACTCCAACTTTGCCGGGTTCCTGGAAGTGGCGCTGGGTGCGTCCATCGGCAATTTCGCCAAGGACGGCGGCGAGTTCTCGGGAGCCGCAAAAGCCTATTTCGCCAGCCCCGCCTATTTGCAGACACCACCCAAGGTGCTGATATGGGAAATTCCGGAGCGTGAATTGCAGACGCCGTACGCCGGCGACCTGCCCGTGCGATAG
- a CDS encoding MBOAT family protein — MVFASLEFLTLFLPAFLLVYALARPAWRNIVLLLGSWFFYGWLSPLFLALHVLLTIVAWVGGLVIDRTREQSLLRVRLLIALIVFNTAVLCWYKYANILAYTWSDLITWYGAMPLDWQRVALPAGLSFIVLQAISYLVDVHRHTVPVERNFINYATYISMFGHSIAGPIIRYDWVRRELVQRSASWQNFSLGARRFMIGLSMKVLVADTLSPIVDIAFHLEHPSFVDAWIGCLAYSLQLFFDFAGYSAMAIGLGLMLGFHFPENFNRPYLASSIQDFWRRWHLSLSSWLRDYLYIALGGNRGGTWQTYRNLFLTMAIAGLWHGGDSWNYLLWGAAHGMALCIDRAWLRSSLPSLPPMLSHTLTLLFVCLAWTLFRAPDFASALNMYAGQFGLHGLALGDALGVALRPVHSLAALLGVLCVVAPLLQPYVERRFAGTALLTVAAALWPVAGFTLSFALIASRESVPFLYFQF, encoded by the coding sequence ATGGTTTTCGCCTCGCTTGAATTCCTGACATTGTTCCTGCCAGCATTTCTGCTGGTCTATGCGCTGGCCAGGCCCGCCTGGCGCAACATCGTCCTGCTGCTGGGCAGCTGGTTCTTCTATGGCTGGTTGAGCCCGCTGTTTCTGGCGTTGCATGTGCTGCTGACGATAGTCGCCTGGGTCGGTGGCCTGGTCATCGACCGGACCCGCGAGCAATCGCTGCTGCGGGTGCGGCTGCTGATTGCACTGATCGTGTTCAACACCGCCGTGCTCTGCTGGTACAAATACGCCAATATCCTGGCCTACACCTGGAGTGACCTGATCACCTGGTACGGCGCCATGCCGCTTGATTGGCAGCGGGTGGCGCTCCCGGCTGGGCTATCGTTTATCGTGCTGCAGGCGATTTCCTACCTGGTCGATGTGCACCGCCACACCGTCCCGGTGGAGCGTAACTTCATCAATTACGCCACCTACATTTCCATGTTCGGCCACTCCATTGCCGGGCCGATCATCCGCTACGACTGGGTCCGGCGCGAGTTGGTGCAACGGTCGGCCAGCTGGCAGAACTTCTCGCTGGGCGCACGTCGGTTCATGATCGGCCTGTCGATGAAGGTGCTGGTGGCCGACACCTTGTCGCCCATCGTCGACATCGCCTTCCACCTGGAGCACCCATCGTTCGTCGATGCCTGGATCGGCTGCCTTGCGTATTCGCTGCAACTGTTCTTCGACTTCGCCGGCTACAGCGCCATGGCCATCGGCCTGGGCCTGATGCTGGGCTTTCACTTCCCCGAAAACTTCAACCGTCCCTATCTTGCGAGCAGCATCCAGGACTTCTGGCGGCGCTGGCATCTGTCGCTGTCCAGTTGGCTGCGTGACTATCTGTACATTGCGCTGGGCGGCAACCGTGGCGGCACCTGGCAAACCTACCGCAACCTGTTCCTGACCATGGCCATCGCCGGCCTCTGGCACGGTGGCGACAGCTGGAACTACCTGCTGTGGGGAGCGGCCCACGGCATGGCCCTGTGCATCGATCGCGCCTGGCTCAGGTCCAGCCTGCCGAGCCTGCCCCCTATGCTCTCGCACACCCTGACGCTGTTGTTCGTGTGCCTGGCATGGACGCTGTTCCGCGCCCCGGACTTCGCCTCGGCGCTGAACATGTACGCCGGCCAATTCGGCCTGCATGGCCTGGCCTTGGGCGATGCCTTGGGCGTGGCGCTGCGTCCGGTTCACAGCCTGGCGGCGTTGCTGGGGGTGCTGTGTGTTGTCGCTCCGCTGCTGCAGCCTTATGTTGAAAGACGATTCGCAGGCACCGCGCTACTCACGGTGGCTGCGGCCCTTTGGCCCGTGGCGGGTTTCACGCTCTCGTTCGCGCTGATCGCGAGCCGTGAATCCGTGCCCTTCCTGTACTTTCAATTCTGA
- a CDS encoding alginate O-acetyltransferase AlgF has protein sequence MKGRRPWAGGLACAFLSTTATCADIPLYSTGPSEDSAFVRFVNALPGAAPLAVDAASTRVELGGLYSVSGYLPVQPGKSLEGTMNAQGQSVPLALGFSPGEFVTIIALPDAKAGLAQTTIRETPDDFNGLKASLAFFNADASCLDASLRPAGRNADIFNAVSLGSVQRRSINPVRLSVQLVCANSHAGSTLDLGELKAGERYSVFLLPGAKLLAITDSLTL, from the coding sequence GTGAAGGGCCGGCGCCCATGGGCGGGCGGCCTGGCTTGCGCTTTTCTGAGCACCACCGCCACGTGTGCGGATATCCCGCTGTACAGCACCGGGCCGAGCGAAGACTCGGCCTTTGTGCGTTTTGTAAATGCCCTGCCCGGGGCTGCGCCACTGGCGGTTGACGCGGCCTCGACGCGCGTTGAACTGGGTGGGCTGTATTCAGTTTCCGGCTACCTTCCCGTCCAGCCGGGCAAATCGCTGGAGGGCACGATGAACGCTCAAGGGCAGAGCGTACCCCTGGCCCTTGGCTTTTCGCCCGGGGAGTTTGTGACGATCATCGCCCTGCCCGACGCCAAAGCGGGCCTTGCGCAGACAACGATTCGTGAAACGCCAGATGACTTCAATGGCCTCAAGGCTTCGCTGGCGTTTTTCAATGCGGACGCCAGTTGCCTTGATGCAAGCCTGCGCCCTGCCGGGCGCAATGCCGATATTTTCAATGCCGTCAGCCTGGGAAGTGTGCAACGCAGATCGATCAATCCGGTCAGGTTGTCCGTGCAACTGGTGTGTGCCAACAGCCATGCAGGCTCAACCCTGGATCTTGGCGAACTCAAGGCCGGGGAACGCTACAGCGTATTCTTGCTGCCTGGCGCAAAACTGCTGGCCATCACGGATTCCCTGACCCTCTGA
- a CDS encoding SGNH/GDSL hydrolase family protein: MPASAIAGLTLLVLGESHMSLVDTLMEPLNDNLTRQGALVHSIGACGANAADWLITKKADCGAEHTINGKQVIKGREASTTPIKTLIAAEKPDLVVIIIADTMASYDNPAFPKAWAWQNVTSLTKEIAATGAKCAWVGPAWGKAGGPYKKNDARTQLMSNFLATNVAPCTYIDSLSFSKPGEWVTIDGQHFTIAGYKSWANAIGTALGNLPKEAVKGAYK; this comes from the coding sequence ATGCCTGCTTCAGCCATTGCCGGCCTGACGCTTCTCGTTTTGGGCGAGAGCCACATGAGCCTTGTAGACACGCTGATGGAGCCGTTGAACGATAACCTGACACGCCAAGGTGCACTCGTTCACTCAATCGGCGCTTGCGGCGCGAATGCCGCCGACTGGCTGATTACCAAGAAAGCCGACTGTGGCGCTGAACATACAATCAACGGCAAGCAAGTGATCAAAGGCCGCGAGGCCAGCACCACACCCATCAAGACGCTGATTGCCGCGGAAAAACCGGACCTGGTGGTGATCATCATCGCCGACACCATGGCGTCCTACGATAACCCGGCCTTTCCCAAGGCCTGGGCCTGGCAAAACGTCACCAGCCTGACCAAGGAAATCGCCGCCACCGGGGCCAAGTGCGCCTGGGTCGGTCCAGCGTGGGGCAAGGCGGGCGGTCCTTATAAGAAGAATGATGCGCGCACGCAATTGATGTCGAATTTCCTCGCCACCAACGTAGCGCCGTGCACCTATATCGACTCCCTGAGTTTTTCCAAACCCGGCGAGTGGGTCACGATCGATGGCCAGCATTTCACTATTGCCGGGTACAAATCCTGGGCGAATGCGATTGGCACCGCCCTGGGCAATCTGCCCAAAGAGGCGGTAAAAGGGGCCTATAAGTGA